The nucleotide sequence CCCGCCATGGATGTACTGACGTTTCCGATCGTCGCGACCTTATCGGTGCTCACCGCGTTGGTCTTCGGCCTGATCGCGCAGCGGTTGCTCGGCGTGCGGCTCGGACTGTTCCGGTTGCTGCTGACCGGCGCGTTCGCGCTGTTCGTCGGCCCGCTGATCATGTTCGCGCTGCTCGACCAGTTCACCCTGTCGCCCGAGGGGATCTCCGACCAGAGCGAGGGCCCGGTCGCGTTCTGGTTCGCGCTGCTGGCCGGCGTGCTGACGATCCTCGCGTCGATGGTGCTGCTGGTGATCATCGAGGCGTTCGTGCCGATGGGGTCGCTGCCGCCCGCGCTGGTGTGGGGCCGCGGGCTGCTCGGCCGGCTGCGGCGGACCCGGCGGTACTGGCAGATCATCGGCATCGCGATGCGGCACGGCCTCGGGTCGTACCTGCGCGGCACCCGCGACCGCGCCCTCGACGCGCCGTCCGGCCGGGCGCAGCTGGGCCGAGCGCTGACCACCACGCTCAACGCGGGCGGCGTCACGTTCGTGAAGCTCGGCCAGATCCTGGCCACCCGGCGTGACGTGCTGCCGGCCGAGATGGCCGACGAGCTGGCGCGGCTGCAGGACGACGCCGCGCCGGTGCCGTGGCCGGACATCGAGCGGGTGCTCGTCGAGGAGCTGAAGGCCCCGGTCGAGGACGTCTTCGCCGAGTTCGACCGCGAGCCGCTGGCGGCAGCGTCCGTCGGCCAGGTGCACGTCGCGCGGCTGCACAGCGGCGCCGAGGTCGTCGTCAAGGTGCAGCGGCCCGGCATCCGGCCGGTGGTCGAACGCGACCTCGACATCGCCGGGCGGCTGGCCGCGCGGCTGGAGTCCGGCACCCGGTGGGGCCGTCGCATGGGCGTTCGCCCGCTGGCCGCCGGTCTGGCCGAGGCGATCCGCGAGGAGCTGGACTACCGCATCGAGGCGGACAACATCACCGCCGTGGCGACGGCGCCCAGCCGGCAGCCCGACGTCGTCCTGCCCGAGCCGCATCTCGCGCTGTGCACCGAGCGGGTGCTGGTGATGGACCGGCTGCAGGGCACGCCGCTCAACCGCGTCGACGCCGTCATCGAGCAGCGCGGCCTGGACCGCGACGCGCTGGCGACGACGCTGCTGGACTGCCTGCTGCGGCAGATCGTCCTCGACGGCATCTTCCACGCCGACCCGCACGGCGGGAACATCTTCCTGCTCGACGACGGCCGGCTCGGCCTGCTCGACTTCGGCTCCGTAGGACGGCTGGACGGTGCCCTGCGCGACGCGCTGCAGCGGCTGCTCGTCGGCGTCGACCGCGGCGACCCGCTCGCCGTCAGCGACGCGCTGCTCGAACTGGTGCCGCGTCCGGACGAGATCGACCAGCAGCAGCTGGAGCGCGACCTCGGCCGGTTCATGGCCAAGCACACGTCCGGCACCCCCAGCTCGGGCGTCCGGATGTTCGGCGACCTGTTCCGGGTGGTCGCGGACCACGGCCTGGCCATCCCGCCGGAGATCGCCGCGGTCTTCCGGGCGCTGGCGACGGCCGAGGGCACACTGACCCGGCTCACGCCGAGGTTCGACCTTATCGGCGGCGCCCGCTCGCTGGCCAGCGGGTACGTCGAGGAGCAGTACGGGCCGGAGCACCTCAAGCAGGCGGTCACCGAGGAGCTGGCCGCGCTGCTGCCGATCCTGCGCCGGCTGCCCCGCCGCGTGGAACGCATCGCCAGCGCCACCGAACACGGGCGGCTGGGCATCAACATCAGGCTGCTGGCCGACGAGCGCGACCGCGCCGTGCTGACCACGATGCTGCACGAGGTGCTGCTGACGTTCCTCGCCGCGACCACCGGGATCATGGCGGTGCTGCTGATCGGCACCGGCGGCGGGCCGCAGCTGACCGACTCCGTCGGCCTGTACGAGCTGATCGGCTACAACATGCTGGTGATCAGCGCGATCCTGGCGCTGCGGGTACTGGCGCAGATCTTCCGCCGCGGCTGACGGGCGCCGCTCTCACCCGTTTCGGGGGACGCCGTGGGGCGCACCGGCCCTAGGGTCGACGTCATGGCGCGGCACGAGGACACCTACGACGACCGCTACGGCACCGAGTTCCTGCAGCGACCAGCGCCCGACGACCGGCTGCCACGGCAGGGCATGCCGGCCGTCGACGCGATGCGGCTGCTCGGGGAGGAGCTGGTCCTCGACGGCATCCCGATGCGCAACCTGGCCACGTTCGTGACGACGTGGATGGAGCCCGAGGCGCAGCGGGTCATCGCCGAGAACCTGCACCGCAACTACATCGACCACGCCGAGTACCCGCAGACCGCGCTGATCGAGCAACGCTGCATCCGGATGCTGGCCGACCTCTTCCACGCGCCCGGCCCGACCACCGGTACCCGCACCCAGGGGTCGTCCGAGGCGATCATGCTCGGCGCGCTGTCGCTGAAGTGGAAGTGGCGGCAGCGGCGCGAGGCGGCGCGGCAGAGCACCGACCGGCCCAACCTGGTGTTCGGCGGCGACGTCCACGTCGTCTGGGAGAAGTTCTGCCGCTATTTCGACGTCGAGCCGCGGATCATCCCGCTGCGGCCGGACCGCCTCACCATCGGCCCCGACGACGTCGAGCCGCACGTCGACGAGAACACCATCGGCGTCGCGGCGGTGCTCGGGACCACGTTCACCGGGCACGCCGACGACATCGCCGGCATCAACGACCTGCTGGTCCGGCTGCGCGACGAGCGCGGCCTCGACGTCCCGCTGCACGTCGACGGCGCGAGCGGCGGCTTCGTCTGGCCGTTCCTCTACCCGGACACGAAGTGGGACTTCCGCCTCGAGCAGGTCCGCTCGATCAACGTGTCCGGGCACAAGTACGGGCTGGTCTATCCCGGCATCGGCTGGCTGGTGTTCCGCACCACCGACGACCTCGCCGAGGACCTCGTCTTCTACGAGAACTACCTGGGCAAGCGCGACGCCACGTTCACGCTGAACTTCTCCACCAACGCCAGCATGGTGCTCGCGCAGTACTACAACCTCGTCCGCTACGGGCACGCCGGCTACCAGGCGATCATGCGGACCATGCAGGCCAACGCCGCGGAGCTGGCCGAGCGGATCGTCGCGGCCGGCGACTTCGAGCTGGTCGGCGAGCCCGGCGCGGAGCAGTTGCCGCTGGTCGCGTTCCGGCTGGCCGGCGAGCACGCCTACGACGAGTTCGACGTCGCCGGGCAGCTGGCCGGCGAGCACGGCTGGATGCTGCCGGCCTACTCACTGCCGCCGAACGCCCAGGACGTGACGGTCCTGCGCGCGCTCGTGAAGCAGACCCTCAGCCGCTCGCTGGCGGACACGCTGGCCGACGACCTCGCGCACGCGTGCACGACGCTGGACGCGAAGGGCGGGCTGCACGAGCGCGAGCGCCGCCGGGTGAAGTCGGGGACCGGCTACTGATCCCGTTTGCGCGCCAGCGCCGCTTCGAGGCGCTCGACCTTGCCGGTGATCTCGCCGGTGTGACCGGGCCGGATGTCGGCCTTGAGCACCAGGCTGACGCGATGGCCGTGCCGGCCGACCGCCTCGGTGGCGCGCTTGACGACGTCGAAGACCTCGTCCCACTCGCCCTCGATGGTGGTGAACATGGAGTCGGTGCTGTTCGGCAGCCCGGACTAGGTGTCCTCGACCTGGTGGCCGTCGACCTCGCGCGGGCCGGTCCAGCCCTTCGGCGTCTTGAAGATGATCACCGGCCAGTCCGGGCGGTAGTCGTAGGTGCCGGCGCGCGCCTCGCGCTGGTTCGTCGCGATCTGGTCCAGCACGTGGTCCAGCAGCTCGGCGAACCGGCGGTGGACGGACAGGTGGTCCTCGTCGTCGAAGCCGGCCTCGAACCAGTACGGCGTGTGGCCGTAGCCGGCCATCAGGTGTTCCAGCTCGCGCCGCGGGATGCGGGCCAGCACCGTCGGGTTGGCGATCTTGTACCCGTTGAGGTGCAGGATCGGCAGCACAGCGCCGTCCGTGGCGGGGTTCAGGAACTTGTTGCTGTGCCAGGCCGTGGCCAGCGGGCCGGTCTCGGCCTCGCCGTCGCCGATGCAGGCCGCCACCGTCAGCCCGGGGTTGTCGAAGGCGGCGCCGTAGGCGTGCGACAGCACGTAGCCCAGCTCGCCGCCTTCGTGGATCGAGCCGGGCGTCTCGGGCGCCACGTGGCTCGGGATGCCGCCGGGGAAGGAGAACTGCCGGAACAGCTCCCGCAGGCCGGCCTCGTCGTCGCCGACGTTGGAGTAGACCTCGCTGTAGGTGCCGTCGAGCCAGGCCGCCGACACCAGCGACGGGCCGCCGTGGCCCGGCCCGGAGAGGTAGATCATGTCGAGGTCGCGCTGGACGATCGCGCGGTTGAGGTGCGCGTACAGGAAGTTCTGGCCGGGCGACGTGCCCCAGTGTCCGAGCAGGCGCGGCTTGACGTGCTCGGCCCGCAGCGGCTCGCGCAGCAGCGGGTTGTCCAGCAGGTAGATCTGCCCGACGGAGAGGTAGTTGGCTGCTCGCCACCACGCGTCGATGCGGGTGAGCAGGGCGTCGTCGATGGTCGGGGTACTGGCCTCGTCGAGCATCGTCGCCGCTCCTTCGGGTGGGCTGCTCGTCAAGGACCAGCATGTACCCGAGAGCCGCGGACTCATACACGTTTCTCAGGACCGTCTCCGGCTGTTCTCAGGATCGACCGGAAGGATCTCAAGCACGAACCGACTCGGACCTCACACGATGGAGACGGCCATGTACGCGATCCCGACGGCGGCACACATCCTCGGCGTCACCCCCGCGGCCCTGGAGGCCGCCCTCGAGCGCGGCGAGACCATCCGCAGCCTGACCATCGCCTGCGGGCAGGACCCGGACCGGATCACGGAGGCGATCGTCGACGCGGAGACCGGCGACGTCGTCGCCCTGGCCCGCATCGCCGGCTTCGAGCCGGACGCGATCGCCGAGTTCACCCGCGAGCTGCGCGCCTACCTCGTCGCGTTCGTCGACGACGGCGAGCGTGTGGCCGACCGGCTGTTCGAGACCCGCACCCTGCAGCCGGTGTGAGTCAGGCGCCCTGCGCCTCGGCCACCCGGCGCATCCAGTAGCGGAACCAGCTGTCGCCGTACGGCGCGTAGACGCGGACGGGGACGCCGCGCGCGACCAGTTCGCGGGCGTCGTCCTCGCGGACGCCCAGCAGCATCTCGACCCCGGCGCCGGGCAGCGCCTCCAGCAGCGCCTCGCGCACCACGGCATCGTGCGTCGCCAGCACCGGCGCGCTACCGGCCGCGTGCACCCGGTGGGCCAGCTTGATGAAGGCCACGGTGGCCCCCTCGCCCCACGCGTGCGCGACGTCGGCGGACTCCAGGTAGGCGCCCTTGGCCAGCCGGATCGGCACCCCCGCGGCGAGCAGGCGGTCGACGTCGTCGGGGCTGCGGCGCAGGTTGGCCTGGACGGTCGCCACGAGCGGCGCACCGGCCTCGGCCAGCGCGACGGTGAGGTCCATGATCTGCGGCGTGCGCCGGCTCTCCTCGGCGCTGATCTCCAGCCGTGCGCCCGCCGGGAGCACCTCCACGAGCTGCTCCACGTGCCGGCGGCAGACGTCGAACCCCAGGTCCAGGCCCAGGTGCGACGGCACGATCTCCAGGTACACGTCGCCGCCGACGTCCGCCAGCGCGGCCGCCGCCTCGCGGTAGCCGCGCACCGTCGCCGCGAGCTCATCTTCGTCGGCGGCGCCCTCGCCGAACAGGTCGAGGCTGACGGCCAGGCCGGCGGCGGTGAGCCGGCGGACGGTCTCGATCGCCTCGTCGAGCGTGGTGCCTGCGACGTAGCGGCGGGCGGCGGAGTAGGCGAGGTCCTGGGCCGGCGGGATCGCCCGGACCAGCGACTCGACCTCGGTACTGGTGGCGAGCGCGTAGAGCGCGCGCCGGGTGAGCGATGCGATCACCTCACCGACGGTAACAGCCGGCGGAGGCTCAGAACCCGAGCAGGAGACCCGCGAGCACCGACGCGTAACCGACGCACAGCGCGACGAGAGCGATCCGCACGGTGGTGCGGCGCCGGCTCGGCTGCGGCGGCGGTTTGAACACGCGGGCCTCCGGTCGGTCGAGGGCGCCGGCGGGTCGCCGGCGCCCCCTCGCGGAACGCGTCAGGGCGTGATGAGCCCTGCGGTCTTCGTCCGGGCCGCCTCGAACCGCGTGGCGACGTCGGGCCAATTGACGATGTTCCAGAACGCCGCCACGTAGTCGGGCTTCACGTTCTTGTACTGCAGGTAGAACGCGTGCTCCCACATGTCGAGCATGAGCAGCGGGACGGTGCCGGCGGCGAGGTTGCCCTGGTGGTCGTAGAGCTGCTCGATGACCAGCCGCTGGCCGATGCTCTCCCACGCCAGGATGGACCAGCCCGAGCCCTGGATGCCCAGCGCGGCCGCCGTGTAGTGCGCGCGGAAGCCGTCGAACGAACCGAAGAACTCGTCGACCGCGGCGCCGAGGTCACCGTCGGGCTTGTCGCCACCCTCGGGCGACAGGTTGTTCCAGAAGACGGTGTGGTTGACGTGACCGGCGAGGTTGAAGGCCAGGTTCTTCTGCAGCAGGTTCACCGTGTCGAGCTTGCTGGTGGCGCGTGCCTCCTCCAGCTGCTCGAGCGCGGTGTTCGTGCCGGTGACGTACGTCTGGTGGTGCTTGGAGTGGTGGAGCTCCATGATCTGACCGGCGATGTGCGGTTCGAGCGCACCGTAGTCGTAGGGGAGATCCGGCAGAGAGTAGACGGCCATTGCTTCTGAGCTTCCTCTCGACGACATCGTCAGGCCCGGGACCTGTCACTGGCTAACCTACGCCTGCCCACTGAGCGCGACCACAAACGGTCCGAACTCTGCGGTGTCAGGCTCATTCTTGACCGACTGGCGTCAGACCTCGCGGTCGGCGGCACCGCTTCACCCTGTGATGTCCGGCTCGGACAGGGTGATCCGGACGGCCCGGAATGTCGCCGGCGTCGCGTCGAGGACGACCCGTTTCGGGTCCGGCACGGCCAGGTGCGGCAGGCCGGCGGAGCGGTCGCGGAGTGCGGCCAGCGCCGTCAGCCGCCGGTCGGCGAGGACGTGGTCGACGGCGGCGCGGTCGCCCCCGGTGACGACGGCGTCGAGCTCGGCAGCGTGCGGCAGCAGCACCCGCGCGGCGACGTCGGCGGCGGCCTCGAACGCCTCGCGGGCCTGCTTCTCACGCCGCCGGGCGAACCGCTGCTGCGACTGGCCGCCGGCGGCCGTCCGGCCCTGCACGTGCCGCGAACCCACTTTCGACGTCACCAGCGCGGCGCCGTGGAAGACGCCGGCCGCGTAACCGCCGCGGCGCACCAGCAGCACGGCGACCCGCCGGTCGCGGGCGGCGTGCGCGATGAGGCCGCCGTACGGTGCGGCGGCGTCGTCGTGCGGCAACGGGGGGAACGGGACCGCGCAGCTCGCGACCGCTCCGTCCGCCGCCTCGACGACGACGGCACCGGGCCCGGCGCGGTGGGTGGTGGCGCCGTGCCGGCGGGCGAACCCGGCCAGCCAGGCCGCCAGCCGTTCCGGCGGGATGGTGAGCACGCGATCGGGCATCTCCAGAGGATGCCCTGCCGAAGAGCGGCGGAGGTTGCGACCCCGGCCTCCGCAGCGAGCCGGGGCCGCAACCGGTACCCGAACGCTGCCATGGATCCGATGGGTCGGCGGCTCTTGCTTGACCCCCGCCGGTGTTCGGACTCCACGGCACTCGTCGTATGGACCGTGATGTGAACTGTCTGGGACCCCGGGCGTCAGCCCGGTGTCATCGCCGGACCCTTCGGTCCGGTGGTCGACCGCCGGAAGGGCAAGACCGTACCTTCGACCGGCACGATCACACTTCGATTCCTACACCATACCGGACAGATCGTCGAGGTCCAGGTCACGATCACCCACAGATCAACTCGGGGCTGACGTCAGGCCTCCGCGGCCGGCTACAACGCGTCACCTCGCTGTGCGGACGGGTCCGGACCAGCGCCGACGGCCGGCGGCGGCGATCAGCCGAGCAGCGCCGACGGTGTGACGGTCACCGGGTACGGCCGCTCCAGCCGGACCTCCTCGTCCCCAGTGGTCCGCGCCACCTCCACATAGTCGCCGTCGACGAGGTCGTAGGCGACGATCGACGGCCCGCCGTCGGGGTCGACGATCCAGTACGACCCGACGCCGCCCTCGGCGTACTTCGCGAACTTGACCTTGGTGTCGTAGAGCCGGGTGCTCGGTGACAGGATCTCGACGGCCAGCCGCAACGGCTTGGTGAGCGGCCCGTCGACGATGTCGTCCTTGGCCACCACCAGAAGGTCGGGTATGAGCGAGTTCCGCTGATTCGGCTGCCAGTCCAGTGGCGCGTAGAACACCTTCAGCTCGGGCGGACACGCGCCGTGGAGGAGGAGGAACAGTTCGCCGCTGACGATCTGATGCTTCGGTCGCGGGGACGGGCTCACCAGGACCCGCCCATCGATGAGTTCGTAGCGCAGCCCGTCGTTCTCGGGCAGGCCGTCGAGATCGTCCACCGTCCAGGCTTCGACGACACGTGGCAGCTCCTGCATGGTTGTCATGGTGCCCTCCTCGTGCTCGGATGTCATTCGCAGGATGGCCCGTGGTTCACCCAGAAACGGGTCGGGCTAACTTCCGGGCTAATCGCGCGGCGGTTGCCCGTTTCGTCGTCGCTGGTCAGCCGTGTGACGCGCGCGCGGCCAGTCGGCGGGCGGCCGTCACGTAGCGGCGGGTGGCGACGGCCTGGGCGGCGCGGGTGAGCGGCCCGCCGAGGCGGGCGTACCAGGCGGCCGCGCGGCTGAACGCCGTCACCGTGAACCAGAGGTCGTCGTGGTCGTCGAGCTCGGCGACGAAGGACTCCTCGCCGCGTTCCGGGTGACCGGCCAGCGTCCCGTAGGCGTACCCGCCGCGGCGGTCCTCGTCGAGCACCCAGACCACCTCGCACGGGATCCGCAGTCCGACCGGCCCGACGCCGAGCGTGCTGGTGACGCGGACGCCCACCGCGGCGCGCGGCTGCGACGTCGCGACCCGCAGGCCGATGCTGCGATGCAGGTCGAACATCACGACGCCCTCGACGACGGCGGTGAAGGCGGCCCGGCCGTGGCCGATGCGCTCGCGGACCCGGACGTGGTCGTAGCCGTCAGGCAGCGGCTCGCCGTCGCGGGTGGCGCCGACCTCGGGGTAGGTGAAGGACATCACTCGCGACTCTGCCACAGCCCCATGTCACAACCGTGCACCAGTGTGTGTCTGAATGGCATGGCAGGCCACTCCCTCGAACCGAAGGTCCCGATGCCGTGACGGAGACGACTCCCGACCCGTTCCAGCGGCACCGCGGGCTGCTGTTCACCGTCGCCTACGAGCTGCTCGGCAGCGTGGCCGACGCCGAGGACGTCGTGCAGGACACGTGGCTGCGGTGGTCCGCCGCCGACCGGTCCGACGTCCTGGAGCCGAAGGCGTACCTCGTCCGCATCGCTACTCGACTGGCGCTGAACCGGCTGCGCACGCTGCGGAACCGGCGCGAGACGTACGTCGGGCCGTGGCTGCCGGAGCCGCTCGCGACCGGGCCGGACGCCAGCGGCGGGGTCGAGCTGGCCGAGGACGTGTCGATGGCGATGCTCGTGGTCCTGGAGACGCTCACGCCGATCGAGCGGGCGGTGTTCGTGCTGCGCGAGGTGTTCGGGTTCGCGCACGCGGAGATCGCGACGGCGCTGGACCGCAGCGAGGCGTCGGTGCGGCAGGTCGCCCACCGGGCCCGCGAGCACGTCCAGGCGCGGCGGCCGCGCTTCGACACCGACCCGGAGCAGCGGCGGGCGGTGACCGAGCGGTTCCTGCGCGCCACGGCCGAGGGCGACCTCGCCGAGCTGCTGGAGGTGCTGGCGCCGGACGTCGTCATGGTGAACGACACCGACGGGAAGGCGCGCGCGGCCCTGCGCCCGATCTTCGGCCGGGACAAGGTGGCCCGCCTGCTCGTGGGCCCGCTGGTCCGCCGCGAACTGGCCGGCTACCGGTTCGAGTACGCGGAGCTCAACGGCGAGCCGGGCGTCGTCGGCGTGCTGAACGGACGCGTCGACGTGGCGGGCCTCATCGAGACGAGGGGCGGCCAGGTGGTGCGGCTGCTCGCGTTCCGGAACCCGGATCGGCTGACCGGTCTGAGGCGCAACTGGCGATGAGCGTCCCGCCCCGGCCGCCGGCATGGCGGATATTGACACAACCTGATGCCGGGCGGCCGGATGCCGGGACGTTTCGGCGCTGTTTTGTGACTATTTCAGAATGGCGACGGCTCAGAGCCGGGTCACCTTCGGGTTCGGCAGGGCGATACGACGTACCGCGGTGCCGAAATCGACGTGTACCTCGTGATCGCCGGGCACGCTGACTACGCGGCCAAGACCGTGACGGTCGTGAGTGAGCAGGTCATCAACGACGAACTTCTGCGGGGGCGGAGGGGCGATGGGGCGGAACGGGCTAGAAGGATAAACAGGCCTCGCGGCCGGTGTACGAGAGGTCATTCCGTCAGTCTGCCGTTCTGGGCCGCAGATGTGTAGCCCTCTTTGGAAGACTATGTCAACTCTTGACCATCAGTTCGGCGGGCAACGTTGAACACGTGTTCCCCGTCGACCGGCACGCTGCCGTGACAGCACCGAACGGCTAGGACACGGTGTCGGAGACGCCGGCCGCGACGGATCGCGACGACGGACGTGCGTCCTGTGACGGCCGGCTGGCGACCTGGTGCGCGACGAGGATCGCGGCGAACGAGAGCGCCGTGACGGCCACGACGCCGAGCCCCGCGCCCACGTAGGCCGTCGCCAGGTCGGAGCGTTCGGTGACGGCGCCCGCGGTGTTCAGCACGTCGCGGGTGCGCAGCAGCGCCGACGCGGCCATGGCGCCGGCGACCCCGGCCACCACGACGAACAGGCCGCTGACGATCGCCGTCGGGGCATTGCCGGCCGGCGGCGACGGTATCCGCTCCGGGCTGCTCAGCGCGGTGAGCACCGTCGCCAGCCCGGCCCAGGCCAGCACGACGGTGATGGCGGCGACGACGTCGGACGGCCGGTGCCAGCCGCCCACCATGGTGGAGACGCCGGTGATCGCGGTGTACCCGGCGCCGAGGATCGCGACCGCCGGCCGGGCCCGTCGCGGCACCACCAGAACCAGCGCGGCCGCGACGCTGGCCGCGACCGTCGTGTGCCCGCTGGGCAGCGAGTTGTCCAGCGGCCCGGTGTCCTCGGCCAGCCGCGGCCGGTCGAATACCACGCGCTTGAGCACCTGCGTGGTGAGGTTGGCGCCGCCGACCAGCACGATGACCTGCAACGCCAGCAGCCACCGCTGGCGCAGCAGCGCGATCAGCGCGACGGCGCCCAGCACCACCACGACGAACGGCACCGACACGACGTCGAGCACCTGCTCCGCGCCCGACCACAGCGTCGAGCGGCCGATGCCGGAGCCGCGATAGGCGACCTGGTCGATGCGCTGCCCCACGGCGGTGTCGACGAACCACCGCCAGCTCGCCCAGGTGCCGAGGGCGCCGGCCAGGAACATCAGCAGGCCGAGGACGACACCTCCGGGCCGGGGCGAGTAGCGGCGCATGCTCCGAGGGTAGTCAGACACGCTGAGAATCCCCTGGGACCGAGCCGCCGGGGAGCGGATGGGTCACCGCAACTGGGCGAAGAAGGCGCGGATGTCCGCAACGTGCCCGGCCGGCTCCTCCATCGCGATGAAGTGGTGCCGGCCCGGGTTGCCCTCGGGCCAGTGCACGATCGGGCCGTCGCGCTCGGCCAGCCGCCGCATCAGGGCCGAGCCGCCGCCGTAGACGCCGGACGGCACGCCCGCCGGCGCCTTCGGCCACTCGAACCTCGCGGCGCCGCCCTGTGCCAGCCCTTCGTACATCGGCCACGACGACGTCGCGGCGGTCTTCGTGAACCAGTAGACGCTGACGTTGTCGAGGAACAGGTCGCGGTCGATGACGTCGAGCAGCGGCTGGTCGGACATGGAGAACTCCTGGAACTTGTGCGCGTGCCAGGCCAGCAGCGACACCGGCGAGTCGTGCCAGCCGTGCCCGAACGTCTGCGGCGCCACTCGCAGCAGCGCGTGGTGGTCGACCCCGCCGGACGACCACTGCTGCATCAGGTCCCACTCGGCCCGCTCCTCCTCGGTCATGCCGGGCACGTCGTCCTCGGTCGGGAAGCCGAAGCCGCCGTCGATGTGCACGCCGACGACGCGGTCGGGGTGCCGCCGGGCCAGTTCAGGCGTGACGTACGCGCCGAGGTCGCCGCCCTGCGTGCCGTAGCGGTCGTAACCGAGCCGGGCCATCAGCTCGGCGAACATGCCGGCCACCGCGGGGATGCCGAACCCGGTCGTGCGCGGCGCGCCGGAGAAGCCGAACCCGGGGATGGACGGCACGACCACATGGAACGCCTGCGCAGGGTCGCCTCCGTGCGCTCGCGGGTCGGTGAGCAGCGGGATCGTGCGGGCGAACTCGACGAACGAGTTCGGCCAGCCGTGCGCCAGGACCAGCGGCAGCGCGTCCGGCTCCGGCGAGCGCACGTGCAGGTAGTGCAGGTCCAGCCCGTCGATCTCGTCGACGAACTGCGGGAACGCGTTGAGCGCGGCCTCGCGGGCGCGCCAGTCGTAGCCGGTGCGCCAGTACTCGGCGAGGTCGCGCAACCAGTCGGTGGGCACGCCACGCTCCCACCCGTCGCTGGGCAGCTGCGGTGTCCAGCGGGTGCGGGCCAGCCGGTCGTGCAGGTCGTCGAGGTCGGACTGCGGGATGTCGATCGTGAAGGGGGTCATGGGTCCGACGGTAGGACGCATCTAGGTCGGTTCTTGTCCTAGTTCTGCGGCATCCTGGTCTCCATGAGTGAAACGTCCGGGCGGCTGCTCGCGCTGCTGTCCCTGCTGCAGACGCCGCGCGAGTGGCCTGGCAGCGAGCTCGCCCGGCGCCTCGGCGTCACCCCACGCACCGTCCGCCGCGACGTCGACCGGCTGCGCGACCTCGGCTACCCGGTCGAGGCGACGCTCGGCGCGGCCGGCGGCTACCGGCTGGTGGCGGGCGCCGCCCTGCCGCCGCTTTTGTTGGACGACGAGGAGGCGGTGGCGATCGCGGTGGGGCTGCGCGCGGCCGCCGGGTCCGCCGTCGCCGGGATCGAGGAGGCATCGGTCCGGGCGCTCGGCAAGCTGGAGCAGGTGCTGCCGGC is from Jiangella alkaliphila and encodes:
- a CDS encoding RNA polymerase sigma-70 factor, translating into MTETTPDPFQRHRGLLFTVAYELLGSVADAEDVVQDTWLRWSAADRSDVLEPKAYLVRIATRLALNRLRTLRNRRETYVGPWLPEPLATGPDASGGVELAEDVSMAMLVVLETLTPIERAVFVLREVFGFAHAEIATALDRSEASVRQVAHRAREHVQARRPRFDTDPEQRRAVTERFLRATAEGDLAELLEVLAPDVVMVNDTDGKARAALRPIFGRDKVARLLVGPLVRRELAGYRFEYAELNGEPGVVGVLNGRVDVAGLIETRGGQVVRLLAFRNPDRLTGLRRNWR
- a CDS encoding phosphatase PAP2 family protein, with product MRRYSPRPGGVVLGLLMFLAGALGTWASWRWFVDTAVGQRIDQVAYRGSGIGRSTLWSGAEQVLDVVSVPFVVVVLGAVALIALLRQRWLLALQVIVLVGGANLTTQVLKRVVFDRPRLAEDTGPLDNSLPSGHTTVAASVAAALVLVVPRRARPAVAILGAGYTAITGVSTMVGGWHRPSDVVAAITVVLAWAGLATVLTALSSPERIPSPPAGNAPTAIVSGLFVVVAGVAGAMAASALLRTRDVLNTAGAVTERSDLATAYVGAGLGVVAVTALSFAAILVAHQVASRPSQDARPSSRSVAAGVSDTVS
- a CDS encoding epoxide hydrolase family protein translates to MTPFTIDIPQSDLDDLHDRLARTRWTPQLPSDGWERGVPTDWLRDLAEYWRTGYDWRAREAALNAFPQFVDEIDGLDLHYLHVRSPEPDALPLVLAHGWPNSFVEFARTIPLLTDPRAHGGDPAQAFHVVVPSIPGFGFSGAPRTTGFGIPAVAGMFAELMARLGYDRYGTQGGDLGAYVTPELARRHPDRVVGVHIDGGFGFPTEDDVPGMTEEERAEWDLMQQWSSGGVDHHALLRVAPQTFGHGWHDSPVSLLAWHAHKFQEFSMSDQPLLDVIDRDLFLDNVSVYWFTKTAATSSWPMYEGLAQGGAARFEWPKAPAGVPSGVYGGGSALMRRLAERDGPIVHWPEGNPGRHHFIAMEEPAGHVADIRAFFAQLR